One stretch of Candidatus Cloacimonadota bacterium DNA includes these proteins:
- a CDS encoding CdaR family protein, giving the protein MLKDNLGLRLFALLLAILIWLQSVLVSEHRSIVSLPVNLRNMPQNITLENLPQHIPFEVKGKGLDIIRLMMAKPRVNIDAGEITPNTELLSLQNYAIDMPENINVNLLGPAETDQLAIQADVFHQKTVGIELNFADEASKERMKELRYTLNPSKVTIFGPKSRINSISKIQSRAITLEMLSEARQYLELQIPDTDISASVKTVLLSISGAQESSKVFPNIALSRNYIPSMIAVKVSGSGAALDRLTIEQIKAEVSEEADENGLYKVNLVLPDDIQVIAITPDMVRKRR; this is encoded by the coding sequence GGCAATTTTGATCTGGCTACAATCCGTATTGGTATCTGAACACCGTAGCATAGTATCTTTACCAGTAAACTTAAGAAACATGCCCCAAAACATCACTCTGGAAAACTTGCCACAACACATCCCCTTCGAAGTGAAAGGCAAAGGCCTGGATATTATCCGCTTGATGATGGCCAAACCCAGAGTAAACATCGATGCCGGTGAAATTACTCCAAATACCGAGCTTCTCTCTTTGCAAAACTATGCCATCGACATGCCTGAGAACATCAATGTGAACCTCCTGGGGCCAGCAGAAACAGATCAATTGGCCATTCAAGCCGATGTGTTCCATCAGAAAACCGTAGGTATTGAGCTCAACTTTGCAGATGAAGCCAGTAAAGAACGAATGAAGGAACTACGCTATACTTTAAATCCTTCCAAGGTGACCATATTCGGTCCTAAAAGCCGTATAAACAGCATCTCAAAGATTCAAAGCAGAGCCATCACTCTGGAAATGCTCTCCGAGGCAAGGCAATATCTGGAATTGCAGATTCCGGATACTGACATCAGCGCATCGGTTAAAACCGTATTGTTAAGCATCTCTGGAGCTCAAGAGAGCAGTAAGGTATTTCCCAATATCGCTTTGAGTAGGAACTATATACCTTCCATGATAGCCGTGAAAGTATCCGGTTCCGGAGCAGCATTGGACAGATTGACAATCGAACAGATAAAAGCAGAAGTAAGCGAGGAGGCAGACGAGAACGGCCTATACAAAGTTAATCTTGTCTTACCTGATGATATTCAGGTGATCGCCATCACTCCCGATATGGTTCGCAAACGCAGATGA